Proteins co-encoded in one Sulfuricurvum sp. IAE1 genomic window:
- a CDS encoding NADP-dependent isocitrate dehydrogenase has product MAKIIWSKIDEAPALATYSFFPIASKFCAAGGVELEQSDISLAGRVLSAMGLAEDELSKLGELCVKPEGNIIKLPNISASVGQLKDCIAELQSQGYDIPNYPENPANDAEKEIQAKYATCLGSAVNPVLREGNSDRRAAKAVKNFAQKNPHKLRAYSENSKAAVMHMGGKGDFYGNEKSVTMDKAQKVTIALNGKELKTIDAMEGEVLDGTFMSVKALRAFYKASIEEAKKKGVIWSLHLKATMMKISDPIMFGHAFEIFFEDVFAKYASTFKEVGVNPNLGMSDLEKKIKGHPLEAEIKAAFQAVVDSDAPKIAMVDSDKGTTNFNAPNDVIIDASMPVVVREGGKQWDRTGAALETLAVIPDSTYAMFHAEMVADCVKNGQYDVATMGTMQNIGLMAQKAEEYGSHPTTFELPEAGKVTVTAADGTELMSFECEAGDIWRMSRAKDIPIKDWIRLAFERGQIEKIPVVFWLDENRAHDAQMIAKVKKYMPEFNTEGLEIHILDITAATRFTNERIRKGLNTIAVTGNVLRDHLTDMYPILELGTSAKMLSIVPLLAGGGLFETGAGGSAPKHVEQFLKEGHLRWDSLGEFLALAESLRMIEQKNPNAELAAVTAALDVANQAYLDNNKAPGRKAGEPDNKASHFYVAQYWARALANSNNAALAAKFAPVADALEANEAKIMEELMAASGKPQDIGGYFHPNDAKAEAAMRPSKTLNAIIDAI; this is encoded by the coding sequence ATGGCAAAAATCATTTGGTCAAAAATCGATGAAGCCCCGGCTTTGGCAACCTATTCATTCTTCCCGATTGCATCTAAATTTTGTGCAGCGGGCGGCGTTGAACTGGAGCAGAGTGACATTTCACTTGCTGGGCGTGTTCTTTCAGCAATGGGTCTTGCTGAAGACGAGCTTTCAAAACTGGGTGAGCTTTGTGTCAAGCCTGAAGGTAACATCATCAAGCTTCCGAATATTTCAGCATCAGTAGGACAGCTCAAAGATTGTATCGCCGAGCTTCAGTCTCAGGGGTACGATATTCCCAACTATCCTGAAAACCCTGCGAACGATGCCGAAAAAGAGATTCAGGCGAAATACGCGACATGTCTTGGTTCAGCGGTTAACCCGGTTCTTCGTGAAGGTAACTCGGATCGTCGTGCGGCGAAAGCGGTTAAAAACTTCGCTCAGAAAAACCCGCACAAATTGCGCGCTTACTCTGAGAATTCTAAAGCGGCCGTCATGCACATGGGTGGAAAAGGGGATTTCTACGGTAACGAGAAATCGGTTACGATGGACAAAGCCCAAAAAGTAACGATCGCCCTTAACGGTAAAGAGCTCAAAACGATCGATGCTATGGAAGGCGAAGTCCTTGACGGTACCTTCATGTCGGTCAAAGCACTGCGTGCGTTCTATAAAGCGTCTATCGAAGAGGCTAAAAAGAAAGGTGTCATCTGGTCGCTGCACCTTAAAGCGACGATGATGAAAATCTCTGACCCGATCATGTTCGGTCACGCGTTTGAGATCTTCTTTGAAGACGTATTCGCGAAATACGCTTCTACGTTCAAAGAAGTGGGCGTCAATCCGAACCTTGGTATGTCTGACCTTGAGAAAAAAATCAAAGGTCACCCTCTCGAAGCGGAGATTAAAGCGGCTTTCCAGGCAGTTGTCGATTCAGACGCTCCGAAAATCGCGATGGTTGACTCGGATAAAGGGACGACAAACTTCAACGCTCCGAACGATGTCATCATCGATGCTTCGATGCCGGTTGTCGTCCGTGAGGGCGGTAAGCAGTGGGATCGTACCGGTGCGGCGCTTGAAACGCTGGCGGTTATCCCTGATTCAACGTATGCGATGTTCCACGCCGAGATGGTCGCAGACTGTGTTAAAAACGGCCAGTACGATGTCGCAACCATGGGTACGATGCAAAATATCGGTCTGATGGCTCAAAAAGCGGAAGAATACGGTTCGCACCCGACAACGTTCGAACTCCCCGAAGCAGGTAAAGTAACCGTGACTGCGGCTGACGGCACCGAGCTCATGAGCTTCGAGTGTGAAGCGGGTGATATCTGGCGTATGTCCCGTGCAAAAGACATCCCGATCAAAGACTGGATCCGTCTTGCGTTCGAACGCGGCCAGATCGAGAAAATCCCGGTTGTATTCTGGTTGGATGAAAACCGTGCACACGATGCACAGATGATTGCCAAAGTGAAAAAATACATGCCGGAATTCAACACCGAAGGTCTTGAGATTCACATCCTCGACATCACGGCGGCAACACGTTTCACCAATGAGCGTATCCGTAAAGGTCTGAACACGATCGCGGTAACGGGTAACGTTCTTCGTGACCACCTGACCGACATGTATCCGATCCTTGAGCTGGGAACATCTGCTAAAATGCTTTCAATCGTTCCATTGCTCGCAGGCGGCGGATTGTTTGAAACGGGTGCGGGCGGATCGGCTCCGAAACACGTAGAGCAGTTCCTGAAAGAAGGGCACCTCCGTTGGGATTCACTCGGTGAGTTCCTGGCGTTGGCCGAATCACTCCGTATGATCGAGCAAAAAAACCCGAATGCGGAACTGGCTGCCGTCACTGCGGCTCTTGACGTTGCCAACCAGGCTTACCTGGACAACAACAAAGCCCCGGGACGTAAAGCGGGTGAGCCTGACAACAAAGCGTCTCACTTCTACGTGGCGCAATACTGGGCGCGTGCGCTTGCCAACAGCAACAACGCCGCACTGGCGGCTAAATTCGCTCCGGTAGCCGACGCGTTGGAAGCGAACGAAGCAAAAATCATGGAAGAGCTGATGGCAGCATCCGGCAAACCGCAGGATATCGGCGGTTACTTCCACCCGAACGATGCGAAAGCGGAAGCAGCAATGCGTCCGTCTAAAACGCTCAACGCTATCATCGACGCGATCTGA
- the mltG gene encoding endolytic transglycosylase MltG, with the protein MSYLFSTVTSPKIVYIPKGSVFKSISHLQNEGVNVYKFDAFILRLLGHPQQGWIDLKEEKMSRITYLHRLTTAKAATRQITLIPGETTEIFLSQLAEELSLDKKALIEAYERHAPYKEGNFVPETYSIPNEIDEERLILHLLGESEKTMKAWAEHYNIAYSRDKWLPIVTKASVIQKEASSLADMPYVSSVIDNRIKKGMRLQMDGTLNYGEFSHQKVTARRIRTDRTPYNTYKNKGLPRYPVCNVSREAIEAALRPAQTDYLYFVRGKDGEHVYSSYFSTHRQNIVNATK; encoded by the coding sequence ATGAGCTACCTGTTCTCTACTGTCACATCCCCCAAAATCGTCTATATTCCGAAAGGTTCCGTATTTAAAAGTATATCACACCTCCAAAACGAGGGGGTCAACGTCTATAAATTCGATGCGTTTATCCTCCGACTGCTCGGACATCCCCAGCAGGGATGGATCGATCTTAAAGAGGAGAAAATGAGCCGTATCACCTATCTGCACCGTCTCACGACCGCTAAAGCCGCCACGCGCCAGATTACGTTGATCCCGGGGGAGACAACCGAAATTTTCCTTTCCCAGCTCGCAGAGGAACTCTCGCTGGACAAAAAAGCGCTTATCGAGGCTTATGAACGTCATGCCCCCTATAAAGAGGGAAATTTTGTCCCTGAAACCTACAGTATCCCGAACGAAATCGACGAGGAGCGGCTGATTCTTCATCTGCTCGGCGAATCCGAAAAGACGATGAAAGCATGGGCAGAGCATTACAATATAGCATATTCGCGGGATAAATGGTTACCTATAGTAACAAAAGCCTCGGTAATCCAAAAAGAAGCCTCTTCTTTGGCTGATATGCCTTATGTGAGCTCCGTTATTGATAACCGGATAAAAAAAGGGATGCGTTTGCAGATGGACGGCACGCTCAATTACGGAGAATTTTCGCACCAAAAAGTAACCGCACGCAGAATCAGAACTGACAGAACTCCCTATAATACGTATAAAAACAAAGGTCTCCCCCGGTACCCGGTATGCAACGTATCACGTGAGGCAATCGAGGCAGCACTGCGTCCGGCACAGACGGATTACCTCTATTTCGTCCGTGGCAAAGACGGGGAGCATGTTTATAGTAGTTACTTTTCTACACATAGGCAAAACATAGTAAATGCTACAAAATGA
- the mdh gene encoding malate dehydrogenase, which produces MVKGKRVGIVGAGNVGSTIAYSLAMLGSCHEIILRDNKIEIAKGKALDMSQAAAAVRSHSVVSVAESMADLTDCDVVVITAGSPRLPGMSRDDLLMINAKVTREVIEGVAKYSPNAIVIMVSNPLDAMTYVALKDSGFDRNRVIGMAGVLDSARMAAFIHEKLGYGGGQIRASVMGGHGDDMVPLPRYSTVAGVPLSDVLSKEEIEEIVQRTRKGGAEIVALLQTGSAYYAPAKATAIMVEAILKDTKQIHPCAVYLEGEYGYHDVVSGVPVMLGANGAEKIIEVTLNDAEKEMFARSCASVQSLIDTLNANKFFEGAK; this is translated from the coding sequence ATGGTAAAAGGTAAACGTGTCGGAATCGTAGGAGCGGGTAACGTCGGTTCCACCATCGCTTATTCGCTCGCTATGCTCGGCTCTTGCCACGAGATCATCTTGCGTGACAACAAAATTGAAATCGCGAAAGGGAAGGCTCTGGACATGTCCCAGGCCGCCGCTGCGGTCCGCAGCCACTCGGTAGTCAGTGTCGCCGAGTCGATGGCCGATCTGACCGACTGCGACGTCGTTGTCATTACGGCGGGCAGTCCCCGTCTTCCGGGGATGAGCCGCGACGATCTTCTGATGATCAACGCCAAAGTGACCCGCGAAGTGATCGAAGGGGTCGCCAAATATTCTCCGAACGCCATCGTAATCATGGTTTCCAACCCGCTGGATGCGATGACCTACGTCGCCCTCAAAGACAGCGGCTTCGACCGTAACCGCGTCATTGGTATGGCGGGTGTACTCGACAGCGCCCGTATGGCGGCATTTATCCATGAGAAACTCGGATACGGCGGCGGACAGATCCGTGCGTCGGTCATGGGCGGTCACGGGGACGACATGGTTCCGCTTCCCCGTTATTCGACGGTTGCGGGCGTGCCCCTCTCGGACGTTCTGAGCAAAGAGGAGATCGAGGAGATCGTTCAGCGCACCCGTAAAGGGGGTGCGGAGATCGTAGCCCTTCTACAGACGGGATCGGCATACTATGCGCCGGCAAAAGCGACCGCTATCATGGTCGAGGCGATTCTTAAAGATACCAAGCAGATCCATCCGTGTGCGGTTTACCTTGAAGGCGAATACGGCTATCACGACGTCGTCAGCGGCGTTCCCGTAATGCTCGGGGCCAACGGTGCGGAAAAGATCATCGAAGTGACTCTCAACGATGCGGAAAAAGAGATGTTCGCCCGTTCGTGCGCATCGGTACAGTCGCTGATCGACACGCTCAATGCCAATAAATTTTTTGAAGGAGCCAAATAA
- the fumC gene encoding class II fumarate hydratase, which translates to MSFRIEKDTMGEVRVPNDTYWGAQTQRSLENFQIGEEKMPYEITRAFSFLKKAVALVNCDLGMLSKEKADAIAQAADEMLAGKLDAHYPLVVWQTGSGTQSNMNNNEVLAARATEILGGDFRTQKLVHPNDDVNKSQSSNDTYPTALHVAAVIAVETRLLPAIDHLRKTLIAKSEAFNDIVKIGRTHLQDATPLTLGQEISGWVEMLNKCEKMAKDSLESVRELALGGTAVGTGLNAHPELGTRVAAKLTELTGHKFVTAPNKFHALTSHDALVYAHGALKALAADMMKIANDVRWLASGPRCGIGEITIPENEPGSSIMPGKVNPTQSEAVTMVACQVMGNDACIGFAASQGNFELNVFKPVIAYNFLQSVRLLADSIVSFNDNCAIGIEPVREQIDAYLNNSLMLVTALNPYIGYENAAKIAKTAHKENSTLKETAIKLGLLTAEEFDKYVVPEEMTKPIA; encoded by the coding sequence ATGAGTTTTCGCATCGAAAAAGATACGATGGGTGAAGTTCGCGTACCGAACGACACTTACTGGGGAGCGCAGACACAGCGTTCGCTCGAAAATTTCCAGATCGGCGAAGAGAAAATGCCCTACGAGATTACCCGGGCCTTTTCGTTTTTGAAGAAAGCGGTTGCCCTTGTTAACTGCGATCTCGGGATGCTTTCGAAAGAAAAAGCCGATGCGATTGCTCAGGCGGCCGATGAAATGCTTGCGGGAAAACTCGACGCTCATTATCCTCTTGTGGTATGGCAGACGGGATCGGGTACGCAGTCGAACATGAACAACAATGAAGTTCTGGCGGCACGTGCGACCGAGATTCTCGGCGGCGATTTCCGTACCCAGAAACTGGTTCACCCAAACGACGACGTCAACAAGTCACAAAGTTCGAACGATACCTATCCGACGGCGCTGCACGTAGCGGCGGTCATCGCGGTCGAGACGCGCCTGCTGCCGGCGATCGATCATCTGCGTAAAACGCTTATCGCCAAATCAGAGGCGTTCAACGACATCGTCAAGATCGGGCGCACGCATCTACAGGACGCGACCCCGTTGACACTGGGTCAGGAAATCAGCGGCTGGGTTGAAATGCTCAACAAATGCGAAAAAATGGCCAAGGACTCTCTCGAATCGGTCCGCGAACTTGCCCTCGGCGGTACGGCGGTCGGTACGGGACTCAACGCCCATCCCGAACTCGGGACACGCGTTGCGGCGAAACTGACCGAACTCACGGGACATAAATTTGTTACGGCTCCGAACAAATTCCACGCCCTCACCAGCCACGATGCGCTGGTTTATGCCCACGGTGCTCTCAAAGCGCTCGCGGCGGATATGATGAAAATCGCTAACGACGTACGCTGGCTCGCTTCGGGTCCGCGCTGCGGCATCGGGGAGATCACGATTCCCGAGAACGAGCCGGGTTCGTCGATCATGCCGGGTAAAGTAAACCCGACTCAAAGCGAAGCGGTTACGATGGTCGCCTGCCAGGTGATGGGGAACGATGCGTGCATCGGTTTCGCCGCCAGCCAGGGGAATTTCGAACTAAACGTATTCAAACCGGTCATCGCGTACAACTTTTTGCAGTCGGTACGCCTTCTGGCCGATTCGATCGTGTCGTTCAACGACAACTGCGCGATCGGCATCGAGCCGGTACGTGAGCAGATCGATGCGTATCTGAACAACTCGCTGATGCTCGTCACGGCGCTCAACCCGTACATCGGGTACGAAAATGCGGCGAAAATCGCCAAAACGGCCCACAAAGAAAATTCCACGCTCAAAGAGACGGCGATAAAACTCGGCCTTCTCACGGCGGAAGAGTTTGATAAATACGTCGTCCCCGAAGAGATGACAAAACCAATAGCGTAA
- the sucC gene encoding ADP-forming succinate--CoA ligase subunit beta, giving the protein MNIHEYQAKELFKKYNVPTPRGHIAFTPDEAVKAAQELGGNIWVVKAQIHAGGRGLGGGVKLAKSTSEVRDLASQILGMTLVTHQTGPEGKLVQKVYIEEGADIKKEYYLGMVLDRASEMPIMMASTEGGMEIEEVAHKSPEKIIKVAIDPLTGFQSFHGRKLAFGLGLPVEEINTFIKFASALYKVYMDHDAEMIEINPLIKTGDGRFLALDAKMGFDNNALYRQSQVNEMRDLSEEEPTEIEAGKYGLSYIKLDGDVGCMVNGAGLAMGTMDTINYEGGKPANFLDVGGGASAETVAKGFEIILKDPNVKAIFVNIFGGIVRCDRVANGILEATKLTKVDVPVIVRLDGTNAEEAADILNNAGISNIVAATDLADGARKAVAAAKGA; this is encoded by the coding sequence ATGAATATTCACGAATATCAGGCAAAAGAACTATTCAAAAAATACAACGTGCCCACCCCGCGCGGGCACATCGCTTTCACACCGGATGAAGCGGTCAAAGCGGCCCAGGAACTGGGCGGCAACATTTGGGTTGTCAAAGCGCAGATCCATGCCGGCGGACGCGGTCTCGGCGGCGGTGTCAAGCTGGCAAAGTCGACATCCGAAGTGCGTGATCTGGCCAGCCAGATCCTCGGGATGACTCTTGTGACCCACCAAACGGGTCCTGAGGGGAAGTTGGTTCAGAAAGTCTACATCGAAGAGGGTGCGGACATCAAAAAAGAGTACTACCTCGGTATGGTACTAGACCGTGCGTCGGAAATGCCGATCATGATGGCTTCGACCGAGGGCGGTATGGAGATCGAAGAGGTTGCTCACAAATCTCCCGAGAAAATCATCAAAGTAGCTATCGATCCGTTGACGGGTTTCCAAAGCTTTCACGGACGCAAACTGGCGTTCGGGCTTGGGCTGCCGGTTGAAGAGATCAATACGTTCATCAAATTTGCATCCGCCCTGTACAAAGTGTACATGGACCACGATGCGGAGATGATCGAGATCAACCCGCTGATCAAAACGGGTGACGGGCGCTTCCTCGCGCTGGATGCGAAAATGGGCTTTGACAACAATGCCCTCTACCGCCAGAGCCAGGTTAACGAAATGCGTGACCTCTCCGAAGAAGAGCCGACCGAGATCGAAGCAGGCAAATACGGCCTGAGCTACATCAAACTCGACGGCGACGTCGGATGTATGGTTAACGGTGCCGGTCTTGCGATGGGTACGATGGATACGATCAACTACGAGGGCGGCAAACCTGCCAACTTCCTCGACGTGGGCGGCGGAGCGTCTGCCGAGACGGTTGCCAAAGGCTTTGAGATCATCCTCAAAGACCCGAACGTCAAAGCGATTTTCGTCAACATCTTCGGCGGTATTGTCCGTTGTGACCGTGTCGCGAACGGTATCCTCGAAGCGACCAAGCTGACCAAGGTCGACGTACCGGTCATCGTCCGTCTGGACGGAACCAACGCCGAAGAGGCAGCCGATATTCTCAACAACGCCGGAATCTCGAACATCGTCGCGGCAACGGACCTTGCCGACGGTGCGCGTAAAGCCGTAGCAGCAGCGAAAGGAGCTTAA
- a CDS encoding AsmA-like C-terminal domain-containing protein has product MKDAIITKVIPTIHKRIVLFFFTLFFLGFFTFIALLEGFGIDRLTLGGVKIEKLYLKWNNALLIKASRVDLSGYRGDGEPLTLKPLERLPRIVRWGNDWVESIQIDEIRYNRLSASLRYDRDRVGTVVFKNGGASCRGNFRLDERRFRLALPECSMGDANVSFSLAIDLPRQLLNAQMRLALPQTPAIALNAHGDSKTLRFRAAADAPLHTLRPLVAFFGIDPEVAPWIADYAKASSIRLHALEGNFRYDEPGDLVRSLRARATLYDGEYTFAQGFEPIKAPTIRLAFEHGKLHIVPLQGSFYTMPTQKSRLWIDFTTPNTTLNALIKTDRAKLGDPILNLLRFYEIDLPIKQLAGECAVDLALNIDLHTLDTTARGTFIPTASELQLGGTRLRTTGGIVRLDTTKVRFERFNALYGDNTAHARVSGVYDADREEGNVSIEAYRVSPLGNDGYLRLADSTKPLRVDYRIAPSGDSIDVHPSTWNLFGETLLVSGFRAPFDYANMRLALAPLPFQVPGKLKGSVTARFDGAKERTGIRLQIDDLNLHGALLVHKPFVISADYDGSTLKLSSAAPSSWSINRLPILVSAFNAVWKHDQLTFNEIETVEGDWFKATLSGSYHTLNKKGSLKLHRALPLNPKLTPFISPEESVELFVNAGGDELLMEVPALKARFTTIPEGWQVSLDDISRLSRRSPLLRRYHIHNGNLQLYYTGERSQYRFSGSIRYPYPLVLVNDVPLSHYRFSGSYKDGDSSIRVSDRLVINHTQERTYVRANNAGINVPALFKFLSAFTDSEGTGDAKSQTAPVRIHATHTYLYLMKGRKIVADTLDATMDENGFEASLGHESGLASLQIREGAFLIEGKGFNDTFMKHLFALSDFDGGSFSFEAKGTAEAFDGLMRVENTVLKDYKVLNNVLAFVNTVPSLATFSLPNYHSKGLPVKEGYAHFNYRKGVLKVDNFTLNSPEMKILGEGKADLNTNTIEGALTLKTDLGSKLGKVPMVGYILLGDDGSVSTTLTLSGSLEDPKIETAIAKEIVTAPFNILKRTLVYPFLWMLDDDKKK; this is encoded by the coding sequence ATGAAAGACGCGATTATCACAAAAGTGATCCCCACTATCCACAAGAGAATTGTTCTTTTCTTCTTTACGCTCTTTTTTCTCGGCTTTTTCACGTTTATCGCTTTACTGGAGGGATTTGGGATCGACCGCCTCACGCTGGGAGGGGTAAAAATCGAGAAATTATATCTCAAATGGAACAATGCCCTCCTTATCAAAGCATCCCGTGTCGACCTTAGCGGATACCGCGGCGACGGAGAGCCCCTTACCCTCAAACCTCTCGAACGTCTTCCGCGTATCGTGCGGTGGGGGAACGACTGGGTGGAATCGATCCAAATCGATGAGATACGCTACAACCGACTAAGCGCATCCCTGCGCTATGACCGCGACAGGGTCGGTACCGTCGTCTTCAAAAACGGCGGGGCATCGTGCAGGGGGAATTTTCGTCTCGACGAACGTCGTTTCCGCCTCGCGCTGCCGGAATGTTCCATGGGTGACGCGAACGTCTCCTTTTCTCTGGCCATCGATCTGCCCCGACAGCTTCTGAATGCGCAGATGCGACTCGCCCTTCCCCAAACGCCCGCGATCGCTCTGAATGCACACGGCGACTCGAAGACACTTCGGTTCAGAGCTGCGGCGGATGCCCCGCTGCATACGCTCCGTCCCCTCGTCGCTTTTTTCGGTATCGATCCCGAAGTAGCCCCGTGGATCGCCGACTACGCTAAAGCCTCTTCAATCCGCCTCCATGCGCTGGAAGGAAACTTCCGCTACGATGAACCGGGCGACCTCGTGAGATCTCTGCGTGCCCGTGCAACCCTTTATGATGGTGAATACACCTTCGCTCAAGGGTTTGAACCGATCAAAGCCCCCACCATACGCCTCGCGTTCGAACACGGCAAACTGCATATCGTTCCGCTGCAGGGGAGCTTCTACACCATGCCGACGCAAAAAAGCCGGTTGTGGATCGATTTTACGACCCCGAATACGACGTTGAACGCACTGATCAAAACCGACCGTGCGAAACTGGGCGATCCGATCCTCAACCTGCTGCGCTTTTATGAGATCGATCTTCCCATCAAACAGCTCGCGGGAGAGTGTGCCGTCGACCTCGCTCTCAATATCGATCTGCACACCCTCGACACTACCGCCCGAGGAACCTTTATTCCTACCGCTTCGGAACTTCAGCTGGGCGGCACCCGCCTGCGCACGACGGGCGGAATCGTCCGGCTCGATACGACCAAGGTCCGTTTCGAGCGCTTCAATGCCCTATACGGAGACAACACCGCCCATGCGCGCGTCAGCGGGGTCTATGACGCCGACCGCGAGGAAGGGAATGTCTCGATCGAAGCCTACCGGGTGTCGCCGCTGGGGAACGACGGTTATCTGCGACTTGCCGATTCCACCAAGCCTCTGCGTGTTGACTATCGTATCGCACCCTCGGGCGACTCGATCGACGTACATCCCTCCACATGGAACCTCTTCGGCGAAACGCTCCTGGTTTCGGGTTTCCGCGCACCGTTTGACTATGCCAATATGCGCCTTGCTCTCGCACCGTTGCCGTTTCAGGTACCCGGTAAACTCAAGGGAAGCGTTACGGCCCGATTCGACGGCGCCAAAGAGCGAACGGGGATAAGATTACAAATCGACGATTTGAACCTTCACGGTGCGCTGCTGGTGCACAAGCCCTTCGTCATCTCGGCCGATTACGACGGCAGTACGCTGAAACTCTCCTCTGCTGCCCCTTCGTCCTGGTCAATCAACCGTCTGCCGATACTTGTTTCGGCTTTTAACGCGGTATGGAAACACGACCAGTTAACCTTCAACGAGATCGAAACGGTCGAGGGAGACTGGTTTAAGGCGACCCTTTCAGGATCGTATCACACCCTGAACAAAAAAGGATCGCTTAAACTCCATCGAGCCCTCCCGCTCAACCCGAAACTAACCCCCTTCATCAGTCCTGAGGAATCGGTGGAGCTGTTCGTCAATGCCGGTGGCGATGAGCTGCTCATGGAAGTTCCGGCTCTCAAAGCGCGTTTCACCACTATTCCGGAGGGATGGCAGGTCTCGCTGGACGACATATCGCGCCTCTCGCGCCGCTCCCCGCTCTTGCGCCGCTATCATATTCATAACGGCAACCTTCAGCTTTATTACACCGGAGAGCGTTCCCAGTACCGCTTTAGCGGTTCGATCCGATACCCCTACCCGCTCGTACTCGTAAACGACGTTCCGCTCTCGCACTACCGCTTCAGCGGCTCGTACAAAGACGGCGATTCTTCCATCCGCGTCAGCGACCGTCTCGTGATCAACCATACCCAAGAGCGTACGTACGTCCGAGCCAACAACGCGGGGATCAACGTCCCCGCACTGTTCAAATTCCTCTCGGCGTTCACCGATAGCGAGGGGACCGGCGACGCAAAGAGCCAAACCGCTCCGGTACGTATCCATGCGACCCACACCTACCTGTATCTGATGAAAGGGCGCAAGATCGTCGCCGACACGCTGGATGCGACGATGGATGAAAACGGATTCGAAGCATCGCTCGGCCACGAATCGGGTCTGGCATCGCTTCAGATCCGGGAAGGAGCTTTTCTGATCGAAGGAAAAGGGTTCAACGACACTTTTATGAAGCACCTCTTCGCCCTCAGCGATTTCGACGGCGGCTCTTTTTCGTTTGAAGCCAAGGGGACGGCCGAAGCATTTGACGGCCTGATGCGGGTTGAGAATACCGTGCTCAAAGACTACAAAGTCCTCAACAACGTTCTTGCGTTTGTCAACACGGTCCCTTCATTGGCGACGTTTTCGTTGCCGAATTACCACAGTAAAGGACTCCCCGTCAAAGAGGGCTACGCCCATTTCAATTACCGCAAGGGGGTACTGAAAGTCGATAACTTTACCCTCAACTCACCCGAAATGAAAATTCTCGGCGAAGGAAAAGCCGATCTGAACACGAACACGATTGAGGGGGCGTTGACGCTGAAAACGGATCTGGGATCAAAACTGGGGAAAGTGCCGATGGTCGGGTACATTCTGCTCGGAGACGACGGCTCGGTGTCGACCACTCTGACGCTCAGCGGAAGTCTCGAAGACCCCAAGATCGAAACGGCGATTGCCAAGGAGATCGTGACCGCGCCGTTCAACATCCTCAAACGGACGCTGGTCTACCCGTTTTTATGGATGCTCGACGACGACAAGAAAAAGTAG